One genomic window of Stigmatopora nigra isolate UIUO_SnigA chromosome 13, RoL_Snig_1.1, whole genome shotgun sequence includes the following:
- the LOC144206064 gene encoding protein tyrosine phosphatase type IVA 2-like: MNRLAPVEITYDCLRFLITHNPTDAQLGRFIEDLKAYGANTLVRVCAATYDKSPVEQEGIRVLDMPFDDGSSPPDQVVDGWLSLLQTKFRDEPGSCVAVHCVAGLGRAPVLVAIALVECGMEYEDAVHFIRLKRRGAFNSKQLLFLENYKPKLCLRSKDANGQTCTLQ; the protein is encoded by the exons ATGAATCGACTTGCTCCAGTGGAAATCACTTATGACTGTTTAAGGTTCCTTATTACGCACAACCCCACTGATGCTCAACTTGGAAGATTTATAGAG GATCTAAAGGCATATGGAGCTAACACCTTGGTTAGGGTGTGTGCTGCTACTTATGACAAGTCACCAGTGGAACAAGAAGGCATTCGAGTCCTG GATATGCCATTTGATGACGGTTCTTCTCCCCCAGATCAAGTGGTTGATGGTTGGTTGAGTCTTTTGCAGACAAAGTTTCGAGACGAGCCGGGCAGCTGCGTGGCTGTGCATTGTGTTGCTGGACTGGGAAG AGCTCCAGTTCTGGTAGCCATCGCGCTTGTCGAGTGTGGGATGGAGTATGAAGATGCTGTTCACTTTATAAGACT GAAGCGTCGTGGAGCGTTCAACTCAAAGCAACTACTTTTCCTGGAAAACTACAAACCCAAACTGTGCTTGCGCTCCAAAGATGCTAATGGACAGACTTGCACATTACAGTAG